The Caldicellulosiruptor acetigenus DNA window AGAGGTAAAGATAAAACTAAGTGAAGAGGTACAGGAAGAAATTTTGAAAAAAATATCAGATGAGTTTTTTGAACATACAGGGTTTTATCTGAAAGCATAATTTTTCTCATAATTCCAATTGCAAGCAGATTTACTTGATAATTTTAAAAGAATACAACAAAGAGGGCGATTCAAATGGAAGCAAAAAAGCCCAAGGTTTACAACTATAATAAACTACCAACACTCAAACTCTTTGAAAAAACTTGGCACGCCCGGGGGGAATCGAACCCCCGACCACAGAAGTTCTGTGAATGATAAATTACCAAATAACAGCCAGCCGTATATTGTTTGATTTTACTGCACTCACAGACTTCAAAATTGTATCTAATTGCCTTGAAAAGTATAAAATTTTATCCGTGTAGGTGTCAAATAGGTGTCAAGTGCATGGTGTTCTTTTCGAACTGGTAATGAATATTCATGCATATGAATTTGATGGCGAACATTAACCTGGACTGCCTGTATCTTCTTTTGAATACAAGAAAGATTTAAACAAGCTATCAATCTTTTTGGCAACCGATTCTTTCATCTCGGTTAACACGTGGGAATAAATATTGAGAGTGGTTGATATATCTTTGTGTCCAAGTATTTCCTGGATGACTTTTGGTTGTTCATTGCTCTCAAGAAGTCTTGTGGCAAATGTGTGCCTTAAAGCATGAAAGTTGATGTCCAGTTCTGCTTTTTTAATGATTCGATAAAAAGTCCTTTGAAAATTTCTCGGGTCAATTGGAGTTCCTACTGCAGTACAAAATACATAATCGTTATCTATGTATCCAGCACCTGCTTGTTCTTTCTCTTTCTCTTGTGCTTCCTTGTGCTTTTTTAGTTCTTCCAAAGTTATTTCTGCCAAGGGTACAATTCTGATACTATTAGGTGTTTTCACTTCGTTCACTATAAGAGATGTTGTTGTTTCTGTGCTACCATATGTTCTGGCTCGTAATATGGTTCGTTTGACTGTCAGGATTTTTTTCTCGAAGTCAATGTCACTCCACTTGAGCGCTAATATTTCACCCAGCCTTAATCCTGTAGTAAGTGCCAGAACGAACGCTGGTTTTAACCGTTCCACTTCCAGGGCTTCTAAAAATCTTCTTTCTTCTTCTAAAGTAAAACTTTTATTGTTTCTTTCTTTTTTGACTTCGGCAGTGTCACTGCTTCGCTAACATTTCTTGGTAGCAAACCGCTCTTGACGGCTTGTTT harbors:
- a CDS encoding tyrosine-type recombinase/integrase; translated protein: MERLKPAFVLALTTGLRLGEILALKWSDIDFEKKILTVKRTILRARTYGSTETTTSLIVNEVKTPNSIRIVPLAEITLEELKKHKEAQEKEKEQAGAGYIDNDYVFCTAVGTPIDPRNFQRTFYRIIKKAELDINFHALRHTFATRLLESNEQPKVIQEILGHKDISTTLNIYSHVLTEMKESVAKKIDSLFKSFLYSKEDTGSPG